A single window of Aythya fuligula isolate bAytFul2 chromosome Z, bAytFul2.pri, whole genome shotgun sequence DNA harbors:
- the CD274 gene encoding programmed cell death 1 ligand 1 — protein MFFEMREGNIGSTYIMEKPLLLYVFSFYWCFLNALFTVEAPQSLYIVELGNNVTMECTFPVNGKLKFRDLSVSWEKKDELGKDVYVLFKGEEDFKSQHSDFRGRIKLLKENLKLGQSLLQIMDVKLRDAGLYRCLIDYGGADYKTINLKVQAPYRNITQGVVSTGHKEWKLTCQSEGYPKAEVIWQNGEYEDLTDKADTRYETGSDQLYRVTSTLTIKNRTHENFRCIFWNKELQKNTSAILYIADSADDVLWPESRRFVGAIVVVIALVGSVLLILCIRKASTSKDKRTCMANSSMNIAKLPKDKDTHVWRGPHIEEEELKYIHIEKT, from the exons atgttttttgAGATGCGTGAAGGCAACATAG gTTCTACCTACATCATGGAAAAGCCTTTGCTTCTGTATGTGTTTTCATTCTACTGGTGTTTCCTAAATG ctttattcACTGTTGAAGCTCCCCAGTCACTCTACATCGTGGAACTAGGCAACAATGTGACCATGGAATGCACATTTCCAGTGAATGGGAAATTAAAGTTTAGAGATCTAAGTgtcagctgggaaaaaaaagatgaacttGGAAAGGATGTGTATGTACTTTTCAAAGGGGAGGAAGACTTCAAAAGTCAGCACAGTGACTTTAGGGGGAGAATAAAATTGTTGAAAGAGAATCTGAAGCTGGGGCAGTCTCTCCTTCAGATCATGGACGTGAAGCTCAGAGATGCAGGGCTTTACCGCTGTCTTATTGACTATGGGGGAGCTGACTACAAGACCATCAATCTGAAGGTTCAGG ctCCTTATAGAAACATAACCCAAGGAGTGGTGAGCACAGGACACAAGGAATGGAAGTTAACCTGTCAATCAGAAGGATACCCAAAAGCTGAAGTGATATGGCAAAATGGAGAATATGAGGATTTGACTGATAAGGCAGATACAAGATATGAAACTGGAAGTGACCAGCTGTATCGTGTAACAAGTACACTCACAATCAAAAATAGGACTCACGAGAATTTTCGTTGTATCTTCTGGAATAAGGAGCttcaaaaaaatacatctgcaaTTTTATACATAGCAG attCAGCTGATGATGTGCTTTGGCCTGAGAGCAGACGCTTTGTTGGGGCAATTGTCGTCGTGATTGCTCTCGTTGGATCAGTGCTACTTATTCTCTGCATAAGAAAAG CTAGTACAAGTAAGGACAAGAGAACGTGCATGGCTAACTCATCAATGAATATAGCAA AGCTGCCAAAAGATAAGGATACACATGTCTGGAGAGGTCCTCATATTGAAGAGGAAGAGTTGAAAT ATATACATATTGAGAAGACTTAG